A genomic segment from Sceloporus undulatus isolate JIND9_A2432 ecotype Alabama unplaced genomic scaffold, SceUnd_v1.1 scaffold_16, whole genome shotgun sequence encodes:
- the LOC121917368 gene encoding 5-hydroxytryptamine receptor 1E-like, with product MILCIFDGLLEWRDFKHNSVHSLKAVRSLCRPEKMNHTNLTTETSVAVRSKTITENMLIALTLSVITTLTMLLNSSVISAICTTKKLHQPANYLICSLAVTDLLVAVLVMPLSITYIVMERWTLGYFLCEIWLSIDMTCCTCSILHLCVIALDRYWAITDAIEYARKRTAKRAAVMIGTVWTISTFISMPPLFWRNHSANTNSSECQIQHSHVIYTIYSTFGAFYIPLTLILIVYYRIYHAAKSLYQKRGSSRHLSSRSTDSQNSFASCKLTQTFCVSDFSTSDPTMEFDRMHASMRSPTFDNDLDFVGDRQQISSVRERKAARILGLILSAFILSWFPFFMKELIVGLGLGNVSSDVAHFLTWLGYVNSLVNPLLYTSFNEDFKLAFKKLIKCWEHS from the coding sequence atgattctatgtatcttTGATGGTCTTTTGGAATGGAGGGATTTTAAACATAATTCTGTCCACTCACTCAAGGCAGTGAGAAGTTTATGTAGGCCAGAGAAGATGAATCATACAAACCTCACAACAGAAACTAGTGTGGCTGTCAGATCCAAGACAATCACCGAAAACATGCTGATTGCCCTGACTCTGTCTGTAATTACTACCCTGACAATGCTGTTGAATTCTTCAGTCATCTCGGCAATCTGTACAACCAAAAAGCTTCACCAGCCAGCAAATTACTTAATATGCTCACTGGCTGTTACAGACTTGCTTGTAGCTGTTTTGGTCATGCCCTTGAGTATTACCTACATAGTTATGGAAAGATGGACCCTTGGATACTTTCTCTGTGAGATATGGCTGAGCATAGACATGACTTGTTGCACATGTTCAATACTTCACCTTTGTGTCATTGCACTGGATCGATACTGGGCCATTACAGATGCCATTGAATACGCCAGGAAGAGAACTGCCAAAAGAGCTGCAGTTATGATTGGCACAGTATGGACCATATCCACTTTTATCTCCATGCCTCCTCTGTTTTGGAGAAACCATAGTGCTAATACCAATTCCAGTGAATGTCAGATTCAACACAGCCATGTGATCTATACTATTTACTCCACATTTGGAGCATTTTATATCCCTTTGACCCTTATATTGATTGTCTATTACCGGATTTATCATGCTGCAAAGAGCCTTTATCAAAAACGTGGATCAAGCAGACACCTCAGCAGCAGGAGTACAGACAGTCAAAACTCCTTTGCCAGTTGTAAGCTCACACAGACATTCTGTGTATCAGATTTCTCCACATCTGATCCAACCATGGAATTTGATAGAATGCATGCTTCAATGAGGAGTCCTACGTTTGACAATGATCTGGATTTTGTTGGAGACCGACAACAGATTTCCAGTGTACGGGAGCGCAAGGCTGCCCGAATCCTTGGCCTTATCTTAAGCGCATTCATTTTATCttggtttccattttttatgaaGGAACTTATTGTGGGCCTAGGACTGGGCAATGTGTCTTCTGATGTGGCTCACTTTTTGACATGGCTGGGTTATGTGAATTCTCTGGTCAATCCTCTGCTGTACACTAGTTTTAATGAAGATTttaaacttgcttttaaaaagctcATTAAATGTTGGGAACACTCTTAA